One Bemisia tabaci chromosome 7, PGI_BMITA_v3 DNA window includes the following coding sequences:
- the LOC140225172 gene encoding piggyBac transposable element-derived protein 4-like: MVHKIHFTHPIFSQLMSRNRFLAIVRFLHFSSNLDQTNGDRMFKIRSVLDYIRAKFKALYKPGQNICIDESLLLFKGRLSFKQYIKTKRARWGIKFYKLCDSLSGYIVDFLLYLGSKTEYTDNYKAGKSGCVVMTLMQPYLGKGYNLFTDNFYTSPTLCQILRFKNTNLCGTVKSNRQGMPRFVVKQKKLRNSSGKKPPKVVKLERGEMQERHTENMMVVRYMDKREVLMLTSMDQFDSTLVQKKNRQDQFKPSCVVNYNKNMGAVDKTDMLLSSIESARKTIKWYKKVFFHLMDLSVLNAHVLYKTVTKKKISLHNFRLNLIEQLIEEHKVANLTPKGGRKSSEMPTRLIDRHFPSQIPPNPKKQAPTRVCHVCSNSLLHPRKRKESRIECSDCGVALCMVPCFKEYHTLKKF; encoded by the coding sequence ATGGTCCACAAGATCCATTTTACACATCCAATCTTTTCTCAGCTAATGTCAAGAAACAGATTCCTTGCTATTGTGCGCTTCCTTCATTTCTCGTCTAATTTAGATCAAACTAACGGAGACCGTATGTTCAAAATTCGCAGTGTTCTTGATTACATTAGGGCTAAATTCAAGGCATTATATAAGCCTGGTCAGAATATATGTATTGATGAAAGTCTACTGCTTTTTAAGGGAAGGCTCTCTTTCAAACAGTACATAAAGACAAAGAGAGCACGGTGGGGCATCAAGTTCTATAAGTTGTGCGACAGCCTCAGCGGGTACATTGTGGACTTCCTGCTCTACCTAGGTTCTAAGACGGAATACACAGACAATTACAAAGCCGGCAAATCTGGATGTGTGGTAATGACATTAATGCAGCCGTACTTAGGGAAGGGATATAATTTATTTACGGATAATTTTTATACCAGCCCGACTCTTTGCCAAATCCTTCGgtttaaaaatactaatttatGTGGCACCGTCAAATCCAACAGGCAAGGTATGCCACGTTTTGTGGTGAAGCAGAAAAAACTCAGAAACTCATCAGGAAAAAAACCTCCTAAAGTTGTAAAACTGGAGAGAGGAGAAATGCAAGAAAGACATACAGAGAATATGATGGTCGTGCGGTACATGGACAAGAGAGAAGTCCTCATGTTGACGTCCATGGACCAATTTGACAGCACATTGGTGCAAAAAAAGAATAGGCAGGACCAATTTAAACCCTCTTGCGTTGTCAATTACAATAAGAACATGGGTGCTGTTGATAAGACGGACATGCTGTTGAGTAGCATTGAGAGTGCTCGCAAGACCATAAAATGGtacaaaaaggttttttttcacTTGATGGACTTATCTGTGTTAAATGCTCATGTTTTGTACAAAACTGTGACCAAAAAGAAGATATCTCTTCACAACTTCAGACTGAATCTTATAGAACAACTCATTGAAGAGCACAAAGTAGCAAATTTAACTCCTAAAGGTGGCAGGAAGTCCTCTGAGATGCCAACAAGATTGATTGATAGGCATTTTCCGTCACAAATTCCTCCAAATCCAAAGAAGCAAGCCCCGACTAGAGTATGTCATGTCTGTTCCAACTCACTTCTTCATCccagaaagagaaaagaaagtaGGATTGAATGCAGTGACTGTGGTGTTGCTTTGTGCATGGTTCCTTGTTTCAAGGAGTATCAcaccctcaaaaaattttaa
- the JMJD4 gene encoding 2-oxoglutarate and iron-dependent oxygenase JMJD4, with product MEVLNIDKSDFNFALSEFDPLIVEDEIGFKTISNQPAECYSNFFVEHLVKNQPCIIKACAQDWTSSQHWTISGKPNYTLLKDKFGSAQVSVSDCKVKYYNAHQTKSMIFSDFMNYWEKYSSDCWPANEACLYLKDWHLMKNFPTESVYVVPYQFSSDWLNEYYMDHPHLDDDYRFVYMGPKGTWTPLHADVFTSFSWSANICGKKKWLLFPPGEERVLKDECGNLAFDVRLGDVSASDISPNRSFTVVQEPGEVIFVPSGWHHQVWNEDDTISINHNWINACNIHQVWTSLKANLEAVKKEVSDCQDMDDWFEHCQLMLKSTFGMNYEEFYRFLFYIGTKRIEHLNQNELLSSFQTWKFGREHMLYDLVKIKEVLLLFIDCDELVELPFYSELNNPPEFFINDINNTVNGFLSSEYDFDGNCL from the exons ATGGAAGTTCTCAACATTGACAAGAGTGACTTCAATTTTGCCCTGAGCGAGTTTGATCCTTTGATTGTGGAAGATGAAATTGGTTTCAAAACAATCAGCAATCAACCTGCGGAATGTTACTCTAATTTCTTTGTGGAACATTTAGTCAAGAATCAGCCATGTATTATCAAAGCATGTGCTCAGGATTGGACTTCAAGCCAGCATTGGACAATCAGTGGGAAACCAAATTACACACTACTTAAAGACAAATTTG GGTCTGCTCAAGTATCTGTCTCTGACTGTAAAGTGAAATATTACAACGCTCATCAAACAAAGTCCATGATCTTCTCAGACTTCATgaattactgggaaaaatacTCGAGTGATTGTTGGCCTGCAAATGAAGCATGTTTGTACCTGAAG GATTGGCATTTGATGAAGAATTTCCCCACGGAATCAGTTTATGTTGTGCCTTATCAGTTTTCGTCCGATTGGTTAAATGAGTATTATATGGATCATCCTCATTTGGACGATGACTATAGATTTGTGTACATGGGCCCCAAAGGCACATG GACTCCCCTTCATGCTGACGTGTTCACATCATTCAGTTGGTCAGCTAACATTTGCGGGAAAAAAAAGTGGCTGTTGTTCCCTCCTGGAGAAGAACGTGTCCTGAAGGATGAATGTGGAAATCTTGCGTTTGATGTAAGGCTTGGAGATGTTAGTGCCTCAGATATTTCTCCTAACCGATCATTCACTGTTGTTCAAGAACCGGGAGAAGTCATATTTGTGCCTTCAGGATGGCACCACCAAGTCTGGAATGAG GATGACACAATTTCCATCAATCATAACTGGATCAATGCATGCAACATCCATCAGGTATGGACGTCCTTAAAAGCTAATCTGGAAGCAGTGAAAAAGGAGGTCAGTGATTGCCAAGACATGGATGACTGGTTTGAACATTGTCAGCTAATGTTAAAATCTACCTTTGGTATGAACTACGAAGAATTTTaccgttttttattttatattggaACCAAGAGAATTGAAcatttgaatcaaaatgaactccTCTCTTCGTTTCAAACGTGGAAGTTTGGCAGAGAGCACATGCTTTATGATCTCGTCAAAATCAAAGAAGTGCTCTTATTGTTCATCGATTGTGATGAATTGGTTGAGTTGCCTTTTTATTCTGAATTGAACAACCCACCAGAATTTTTCATCAATGATATAAATAATACTGTTAATGGTTTTTTATCAAGTGAATATGATTTCGATGGTAATTGCCTTTAA